A portion of the Eulemur rufifrons isolate Redbay chromosome 30, OSU_ERuf_1, whole genome shotgun sequence genome contains these proteins:
- the MAGEH1 gene encoding melanoma-associated antigen H1, whose translation MPRGRKSRRRRNARAAEENRNNRKIQASEASETPMAASVVPSTPEDDLSGPEEDPSTPEEASTTPEEASSTAQAQKPSVARSNFQGTKKSLLMSILALIFIMGNSAKEALVWKVLGKLGMQPGRQHSIFGDPKKVVTEEFVRRGYLIYKPVPRSCPVEYEFFWGPRAHVESSKLKVMHFVARVRNRCSKDWPCNYDWDSDDDAEVEAILNSGARGYSAP comes from the coding sequence ATGCCTCGCGGACGGAAGAGCCGGCGCCGCCGTAATGCAAGGGCAGCAGAAGAGAACCGCAATAATCGCAAGATCCAGGCCTCAGAGGCCTCCGAGACCCCAATGGCCGCCTCTGTGGTTCCGAGCACCCCCGAAGACGACCTTAGCGGCCCAGAGGAAGACCCAAGCACTCCTGAGGAGGCCTCTACCACCCCTGAAGAAGCCTCGAGCACTGCTCAAGCGCAAAAGCCTTCAGTGGCCCGGAGCAATTTTCAGGGCACCAAGAAAAGTCTCCTGATGTCCATATTAGCCCTCATCTTCATCATGGGCAACAGCGCTAAGGAGGCCCTGGTCTGGAAAGTGCTGGGGAAGTTGGGGATGCAGCCTGGGCGGCAGCACAGCATCTTTGGAGATCCGAAGAAGGTCGTCACAGAAGAGTTTGTGCGCAGAGGGTACCTGATTTATAAGCCAGTGCCCCGCAGCTGTCCCGTGGAGTACGAGTTTTTCTGGGGCCCTCGAGCACATGTGGAATCGAGCAAGCTGAAAGTCATGCATTTTGTGGCAAGGGTTCGTAACCGATGCTCCAAGGACTGGCCATGTAATTATGATTGGGATTCCGACGATGATGCAGAAGTTGAGGCTATCCTCAATTCAGGTGCTAGGGGTTATTCTGCCCCATAG